A window from Citrus sinensis cultivar Valencia sweet orange chromosome 3, DVS_A1.0, whole genome shotgun sequence encodes these proteins:
- the LOC102611509 gene encoding AP-3 complex subunit delta yields MAGTSIMETLFQRDLDDLIKGIRQQQIKESLFISKAIEEIRREIKSTDLPTKSAALRKLSYLSSLHGADMSFAAFHAVEVMSSPQFFYKKIGYHAVTQSFNDDTPVILLITNQLRKDLNSSNQFEVSLALECLSRIGNVDLARDLTPEVFTLLSSSKVFIKKKAIAVVLRVFEKYPDAVRVCFKRLVENLESSEPVILSAVVGVFCELCLKDPRSYLPLAPEFYKILVDSKNNWLLIKVLKIFAKLATLEPRLAKRVVEPICEFMRRTEAKSLLFECIRTVLSSLSEYESAVKLAVVKVREFLVDDDPNLKYLGLQALSIIAPKHLWAVLENKDFVIKSLSDGDYNIKLESLRLLMSMVSESNVAEISRVLINYALKSDPEFCNQILGSILSTCCRNLYEVIVDFDWYASLLGEMVRIPHCQKGEEIEHQIIDIAMRVKDVRPALVHVCRNLLIDPALLGNPFLHRILSAAAWVSGEYVEFSRNPFELMEALLQPRTNLLLPSIRAVYVQSVFKVLIFCVHSYLLHKENISSVNTDNLASEVPESVFARMSCENSDLATSEAPASSEQHDSFNPRNINQSFGDLSIENGGDATVSNSQASTSASLGRNSFTQESIVNLFNIVELALGPLSRSHDVEIQERARNVLGFTDLIKQEILNPVVQGEENLARAETEASRVVKLMCDAFSEELGPVSTSAQDRVPVPDGLLLKENLADLETICGDIQLPLSSSFSLSSTPLGEAVDISRTNLQSKDETEPSHESTSLLAEHRKRHGLYYLASEKSEVASNDYPPANDPMSQDKLNDDAEDLLKLTEQSLAPKKKPNQAKPRPVVLKLDGDEISVAAKKPELKDDLLSGVVQDVLLGNDGVPSSSRSNRSENLSGKSKGKEKLNTDLSLETKENVPGEKMPDHVNTSSRRSKHRSHGKERRQKGQGKDGEEKEDNGQKKKRKSNHHRGKHKAHQRADEPSNVVAQTPVIPDFLL; encoded by the coding sequence ATGGCGGGCACTTCGATAATGGAGACCCTCTTCCAGCGCGATCTCGACGACCTGATAAAGGGCATTCGCCAGCAACAAATCAAAGAATCCCTTTTCATTTCCAAAGCCATCGAAGAGATTCGCCGGGAGATCAAATCCACTGACCTCCCCACCAAATCCGCTGCCCTTCGAAAGCTCTCCTACCTCTCCTCCCTCCACGGTGCCGACATGTCGTTCGCTGCCTTCCACGCCGTGGAAGTCATGTCGTCCCCCCAGTTCTTCTACAAGAAAATCGGGTACCACGCCGTCACCCAGTCTTTCAACGACGACACCCCGGTAATTCTCTTGATCACCAATCAATTGAGGAAAGATCTGAATAGTAGCAATCAGTTTGAAGTCAGTTTAGCTCTTGAATGCTTGTCGAGAATCGGAAATGTTGATCTTGCTAGAGATTTAACTCCTGAGGTTTTTACTTTGTTGTCCAGTAGTAaggtttttattaaaaagaaagccATTGCGGTTGTTTTAAGGGTTTTTGAGAAATACCCAGATGCTGTTAGGGTTTGTTTTAAGCGTTTAGTTGAGAATTTAGAGAGTTCTGAGCCGGTTATTCTTTCTGCAGTTGTGGGTGTGTTTTGCGAGCTTTGTTTGAAAGACCCCAGATCGTATTTACCATTAGCGCCGGAGTTTTATAAGATTTTGGTTGATTCTAAGAATAATTGGTTGTTGATTAAGGTGTTGAAGATATTTGCTAAGTTGGCTACTCTAGAGCCTAGGTTGGCTAAGAGGGTTGTTGAGCCAATATGTGAATTTATGAGGAGGACTGAGGCCAAGTCATTGCTTTTTGAGTGTATTAGGACTGTGTTGAGTAGCTTGAGTGAGTATGAATCTGCAGTGAAGCTTGCAGTTGTTAAGGTTCGGGAATTTTTGGTTGATGATGATCCAAATTTAAAGTATCTTGGGTTGCAAGCACTTTCGATTATTGCACCGAAACACTTGTGGGCGGTGTTGGAGAATAAAGATTTTGTGATTAAGTCTTTGAGTGATGGGGATTATAATATTAAGCTTGAGTCTTTGCGTCTTTTGATGTCAATGGTGTCTGAGAGTAATGTGGCTGAAATATCCAGGGTTTTAATTAACTATGCGCTTAAATCTGACCCTGAGTTTTGCAATCAGATTCTTGGTTCGATTTTGTCTACTTGTTGTAGAAATCTATATGAGGTTATTGTTGACTTTGATTGGTATGCATCACTTCTTGGGGAAATGGTGAGAATTCCACATTGCCAAAAGGGGGAAGAAATTGAGCATCAGATAATTGATATTGCTATGAGGGTCAAGGATGTTAGACCAGCACTTGTGCATGTCTGTCGTAATCTTCTTATTGATCCTGCTTTACTTGGTAATCCTTTCTTACATAGGATATTATCTGCTGCTGCTTGGGTTTCAGGGGAGTATGTTGAGTTTTCAAGGAATCCATTTGAACTGATGGAGGCACTATTACAACCCCGTACTAATCTCTTGCTGCCCTCGATCAGGGCAGTGTACGTTCAGTCTGTTTTCAAGGTGTTAATCTTTTGTGTGCACTCTTACCTCTTGCACAAGGAAAATATTTCCTCTGTCAATACCGATAATCTTGCATCAGAAGTTCCAGAATCAGTCTTCGCAAGGATGAGCTGTGAAAATTCTGATTTAGCAACATCTGAAGCTCCTGCTTCTAGCGAACAGCATGATAGCTTCAACCcaagaaatataaatcaatcatTTGGAGATCTTTCTATTGAAAATGGTGGGGATGCAACTGTTTCTAACAGTCAGGCATCTACATCTGCTTCTCTGGGAAGGAACAGTTTCACACAAGAATCGATTGTAAACCTGTTTAATATAGTTGAACTAGCTCTGGGTCCACTGTCACGAAGCCATGATGTAGAAATACAAGAGAGAGCAAGGAATGTACTTGGCTTCACTGATTTGATTAAGCAAGAAATACTGAATCCTGTAGTCCAGGGGGAAGAGAATTTAGCGAGGGCTGAAACAGAAGCTTCTAGGGTTGTGAAATTGATGTGTGATGCCTTTTCTGAGGAGCTTGGTCCAGTCTCAACAAGTGCACAGGATAGGGTTCCTGTACCAGATGGATTACTGCTTAAGGAAAACCTAGCTGACTTGGAAACAATCTGTGGCGACATCCAATTGCCTTTGTCAAGTTCATTTTCTCTCAGCAGTACTCCTCTTGGGGAAGCTGTTGATATTTCCAGAACTAACCTCCAGAGCAAAGATGAGACCGAACCATCACATGAGTCCACTTCTTTGCTTGCTGAACACCGTAAACGGCATGGCTTATATTATCTTGCATCTGAGAAGAGTGAAGTTGCATCAAATGATTATCCTCCTGCCAATGACCCTATGTCACAGGATAAACTCAATGATGATGCTGAAGATCTACTTAAGCTCACAGAGCAGTCACTTGCCCCAAAGAAAAAGCCAAACCAGGCAAAGCCTAGGCCTGTGGTGCTAAAATTAGATGGAGATGAGATATCTGTAGCAGCCAAGAAGCCTGAGCTGAAGGATGATTTGCTCTCAGGTGTTGTGCAGGATGTTCTTTTAGGCAATGATGGTGTACCTAGTTCATCAAGAAGTAACCGCTCTGAGAATCTATCTGGCAAGAGCAAAGGGAAGGAGAAATTGAATACTGATCTTTCTCtggaaacaaaagaaaatgtgCCAGGTGAGAAGATGCCTGATCATGTCAACACTAGCTCAAGAAGAAGCAAACACCGTAGTCATGGAAAAGAGAGAAGACAAAAAGGTCAAGGGAAGGATggtgaagagaaagaagacaATGGTCAGAAAAAAAAGCGGAAGAGTAATCATCACCGTGGTAAGCATAAAGCTCACCAAAGAGCTGATGAGCCCTCAAATGTGGTTGCACAAACACCGGTGATTCCTGATTTCCTTTTGtag